In the Mesorhizobium sp. M1D.F.Ca.ET.043.01.1.1 genome, ACAGCTTGCGGTGGCGATGCACGACCCAGGGCATCACCAGCACGGCGGCGTATCTCGGGATGTAGAGACCGTTCCAGGTTTCGGGCTCGATCGGCTCGCGGTTGATCGAGGGCGCCGGCGGATAGAGCCGGAGCGCCTCCTCGAAGGCGGCACGGGTGAGCGGCATGGCGTCCAGCCACTTGGTCGGATTGGGCTCTCTTGCCAGCACCGCGTCGATCTCGCGCTCGACGCGGTCGCGCTCCCAGGGCGCTTCGGCGAGGCAATAGATCGTCCAGCCCAGCGCCCGCGCCGTGGTCTCGTGACCGGCGCCGATGAAGGTGATGATATTGTCCTCGACTTCCGAGCGGGTGAGGCCATCCGGCCCCTCGGCCTTCAGGAGAAGCGTCAGGAAATCCTGCGGCACGCCGTCGGGGTCACGCTTCAGCCGCTCCTCGCGCAGCTTCACCGTGTTGGCGACGATGTTGCGGAAATAGGCCATGGTCTTGCGGCCGCGGATACGGGTCAAGCGCGGCAGCCATTCGGGCGCGCGCAGCAGGTCGAGCGGATCGACGCGGCCCATGGTCTCGAACAGGCGGTCGACCTCCTTGGCGAAGCTGCCCTGCTCGCCGGCGATCTCGCCGGAAAACAGCGTCTCGGCGAGGATGTCGTAGGTGAGCATCGTCATGTCACGGGCGACATCGGTCGTGCCGCCGGCCTCGTAGCGGGTGACGAAATCCAGCGTGCGCTTCAGCATCGGCCCGGCGAAGCCGAAGATGTGGC is a window encoding:
- a CDS encoding cytochrome P450; translated protein: MDTKPAPFVPPAPKPRTQPPSTLEMMRIVYRNPLELWGEHTYNEPWISVTGVGGPLVIANDPGLIRHVLIDNAKNYKMATVRQLILRPILRDGLLTAEGEMWKRSRKAMAPVFTPRHIFGFAGPMLKRTLDFVTRYEAGGTTDVARDMTMLTYDILAETLFSGEIAGEQGSFAKEVDRLFETMGRVDPLDLLRAPEWLPRLTRIRGRKTMAYFRNIVANTVKLREERLKRDPDGVPQDFLTLLLKAEGPDGLTRSEVEDNIITFIGAGHETTARALGWTIYCLAEAPWERDRVEREIDAVLAREPNPTKWLDAMPLTRAAFEEALRLYPPAPSINREPIEPETWNGLYIPRYAAVLVMPWVVHRHRKLWDRPDAFMPERFHPENRDRIDRFQYLPFGAGPRVCIGASFAMQEAIIALAVLLSRFRFDVTSETRPWPVQKLTTQPQGGLPMQVSPRG